Proteins encoded together in one Anabaena sphaerica FACHB-251 window:
- a CDS encoding pentapeptide repeat-containing protein, which translates to MTIESNSSHPPKPELKPEQDLQPDDFDNDARENGLTAEGLAAQQALAAISSLQSPQHTNALKRSTSSFKEHSSNQLLVKPRALIFTLLAIALTFIAIFINNSFLGILGTIATLVLSIAMLLPWLQDAIKEWFSPQDRTLLLAFMGLIVGIIGLFRFAGIGDSLLRWGKKINWEASGTLAEWFGALGQIFIAVIAVYVAWRQYVISKDLTIQQNLLTVQQNIITQQQTIDSYFQGVSDLVLDEEGLLEDWPQERAIAEGRTAAIFSSVDGSGKAKILRFLSRSKLLTPLKRDRRLGRAILDGIGGYAEDRLEGVRVIDLGVMLAGADLSQTDLRWTDLSEANLVRANLSGCDLVKANLSRTILYDANLSNADLNAVRLFYGSLEKASPRSRTKAPDYETGEHTGAVVENADFTNVQRMSESTRYYCCTWCGEKTRGTIPGGCEGIPNKLGR; encoded by the coding sequence ATGACGATTGAATCTAATTCCTCTCATCCACCAAAACCAGAACTGAAACCAGAACAAGACTTGCAGCCAGATGACTTTGATAATGATGCACGTGAAAATGGACTAACAGCAGAAGGTTTGGCAGCACAACAAGCTTTAGCAGCAATTTCTTCTTTACAATCTCCCCAACATACAAATGCCCTCAAACGATCTACATCTAGCTTTAAAGAACATTCTAGCAATCAGTTGTTAGTAAAGCCTAGAGCCTTAATTTTTACTTTATTAGCGATCGCTCTAACTTTTATTGCTATTTTCATTAATAACTCGTTCCTGGGTATTTTGGGAACTATAGCAACTTTGGTTTTATCCATAGCCATGCTTTTACCTTGGTTGCAAGATGCCATCAAAGAATGGTTTTCTCCCCAAGATAGAACATTATTATTAGCTTTTATGGGGTTAATAGTAGGCATTATTGGCTTATTCAGATTTGCTGGTATAGGTGATAGTCTGCTGCGTTGGGGAAAGAAAATTAACTGGGAAGCTTCGGGAACTTTAGCCGAATGGTTTGGGGCTTTAGGGCAAATTTTTATAGCTGTAATCGCCGTTTATGTGGCTTGGCGACAATATGTGATTTCTAAAGATTTAACAATTCAACAAAACCTGCTCACAGTCCAGCAAAATATTATTACTCAGCAACAAACAATAGATTCTTATTTCCAAGGTGTTTCTGATTTAGTATTAGATGAAGAAGGATTATTAGAAGACTGGCCACAAGAAAGAGCGATCGCCGAAGGACGCACTGCTGCTATTTTTAGTAGTGTCGATGGTAGTGGAAAAGCCAAAATTCTCCGCTTTCTTTCCCGTTCCAAATTACTCACACCATTAAAACGCGATCGCCGCTTAGGTAGAGCCATTCTTGATGGTATTGGTGGTTACGCCGAAGACCGATTAGAAGGCGTGCGCGTCATAGATTTAGGCGTAATGTTAGCAGGTGCAGACCTATCTCAAACTGATTTACGTTGGACTGATTTAAGTGAAGCCAATCTCGTGCGTGCTAATCTCAGCGGCTGTGATTTAGTCAAAGCCAACCTTTCCCGCACCATCTTATATGATGCTAATCTCAGCAATGCCGATTTAAATGCCGTGCGTTTATTTTATGGTTCCTTAGAAAAAGCCTCACCCCGCAGTCGCACCAAAGCACCTGACTATGAAACCGGAGAACACACCGGCGCAGTCGTAGAAAATGCCGATTTCACCAATGTACAAAGAATGTCAGAATCAACCCGTTACTACTGCTGCACTTGGTGTGGGGAAAAAACCAGAGGAACTATTCCTGGTGGTTGTGAAGGTATTCCTAATAAGTTGGGGAGATAA
- a CDS encoding tetratricopeptide repeat protein — MKFWYRVATLGFIALSITSCNNDDFYFQNYYQHYEEAILDYDKTIAINPQDSDAWNGRGDNLYSLGKYEEAIASYDQAITINPKDSDAWNDKGDALYSLEKYQAAILAYDQAIAINPKDSDAWNGRGDNLYSLAKYEEAIASYDKAIAIVPEDVNVWDDRGDALYSLEKYPEAIASYDKAIAIAQKENDSWFRRIFNLKNLGENHEVWNDRGDALYWLEKYEEAILAYDKAITINPEYHEAWYNRGAALDILEKYEEAILAYDKAIAINPEYQESWYSRGITLENLQKYEEAIASYDKAIAINPEYQEAWNDRGDALYSLEKYQEAILSYDKAIAINPKDSDAWNDRGDALFSLEKYKEAILSYDKAIAIKPDDYEPWYSKGFALENLKKYQEALKCYQKSIELQPGFAEAINKRNELLKKLS; from the coding sequence ATGAAATTTTGGTACAGGGTTGCTACTTTGGGCTTTATTGCCTTATCTATTACAAGTTGTAACAATGACGATTTTTACTTTCAAAATTACTATCAACATTATGAAGAAGCCATTTTAGACTACGATAAAACTATTGCTATCAACCCTCAAGATTCCGATGCTTGGAATGGCCGTGGAGATAACTTATATTCTTTAGGAAAATACGAAGAAGCGATCGCATCCTACGATCAAGCTATTACTATTAACCCGAAAGATTCTGATGCTTGGAATGACAAGGGTGATGCACTATATAGCTTGGAAAAATACCAAGCAGCTATTTTAGCTTACGATCAAGCTATTGCTATTAACCCGAAAGACTCTGATGCTTGGAATGGCCGTGGAGATAACTTATATTCTTTAGCAAAATACGAAGAGGCGATCGCATCTTATGACAAAGCTATTGCTATTGTTCCCGAAGATGTCAACGTTTGGGATGATCGTGGAGATGCACTATATAGCTTAGAAAAATATCCAGAAGCGATCGCATCCTACGATAAAGCTATTGCTATTGCACAGAAAGAAAACGATTCTTGGTTTAGGAGAATTTTTAACCTGAAAAATTTGGGAGAAAATCATGAAGTTTGGAACGACCGTGGTGATGCACTATATTGGCTAGAAAAATACGAAGAAGCTATTTTAGCTTACGATAAAGCTATTACTATTAACCCTGAATATCACGAAGCTTGGTATAACCGGGGTGCTGCACTAGATATATTAGAAAAATATGAAGAAGCTATTTTAGCTTACGATAAAGCTATTGCTATTAACCCTGAATATCAAGAAAGTTGGTATAGTCGGGGTATAACTCTGGAAAATTTACAAAAATATGAAGAAGCGATCGCATCTTACGATAAAGCTATTGCTATTAACCCTGAATATCAAGAAGCATGGAATGACCGGGGGGATGCACTATATAGCTTAGAAAAATACCAAGAAGCGATATTATCCTATGACAAAGCCATTGCTATTAACCCGAAAGACTCCGATGCTTGGAATGACAGAGGTGATGCCTTATTTTCCTTGGAAAAATATAAAGAAGCGATATTATCTTACGACAAAGCTATTGCCATTAAACCTGACGACTATGAACCTTGGTATAGCAAAGGTTTTGCTCTAGAGAATCTAAAAAAATATCAAGAAGCACTAAAATGTTATCAAAAATCTATTGAGCTTCAACCTGGTTTTGCAGAGGCTATTAATAAGCGAAATGAATTGTTAAAAAAATTATCTTAG
- a CDS encoding RNA polymerase subunit sigma-24, giving the protein MSWEDVTDKVVDKVIEKGVEEGLGVKDFKTVKAVAETGMAASAAVSAATGLTVAATSGAGITSGLAAAGGVVGGGMAAGPAVLAAGPAYAGAKILNETLFKDQADLSQEERDARSAARTATNISATVGVVGAGAATVAAGASGAAIMSTLAGIGSVVGGGAIAGTAIVAAAPVVAAGAIGYGIYKLFGGKK; this is encoded by the coding sequence ATGAGTTGGGAAGATGTGACAGATAAAGTTGTAGACAAGGTTATTGAAAAAGGTGTAGAAGAGGGTTTGGGTGTTAAAGATTTTAAAACAGTAAAAGCTGTTGCTGAAACTGGTATGGCTGCTAGTGCTGCTGTTAGTGCGGCTACAGGGTTAACTGTTGCTGCAACTTCAGGAGCAGGAATTACTTCTGGTCTAGCTGCTGCTGGTGGTGTAGTAGGTGGAGGTATGGCCGCTGGTCCTGCGGTTTTGGCTGCTGGTCCTGCTTATGCGGGTGCGAAAATTCTAAATGAAACTTTGTTTAAAGATCAAGCAGATTTATCTCAAGAAGAACGTGATGCTCGTTCCGCTGCAAGAACCGCTACAAATATAAGTGCTACTGTCGGTGTAGTTGGTGCTGGTGCTGCAACTGTAGCTGCTGGTGCTTCGGGTGCTGCAATTATGAGTACCCTTGCAGGTATCGGTAGTGTTGTTGGTGGAGGTGCGATCGCTGGTACTGCTATAGTTGCTGCTGCTCCTGTTGTTGCTGCTGGCGCTATTGGATACGGAATATATAAACTTTTCGGTGGTAAGAAATAG
- a CDS encoding SDR family oxidoreductase, which translates to MKKLLITGASGFLGWHLCQIAKQEWEVYSTYHTHFLEIPDVKISKVDLTDFQALKGLFNDIKPDAVIHTSAQSQPNYCQLHPQESYPINVTASGNIAGLCADNSLPFAFTSTDLVFDGLNPPYQETDKVTPVNIYGEQKVKAETSILKVYPQAAICRMPLMFGKETPTAKSFIQQFIQTLKAGKELSLFIDEFRTPVSANTAAKGLLLALENVNCIIHLGGKERISRYEFGEILVEALQLPSDKLKSCFQEDVKMAAPRPKDVSLDSSKAFGLGYQPLSVREELENL; encoded by the coding sequence ATGAAAAAACTCCTCATCACAGGTGCAAGCGGTTTTTTAGGTTGGCATCTTTGCCAAATAGCAAAGCAAGAATGGGAAGTTTACAGTACATATCATACCCATTTTCTAGAAATACCAGATGTAAAAATCTCGAAAGTTGATTTGACAGACTTTCAGGCATTAAAGGGCTTATTTAATGATATTAAACCAGATGCAGTAATTCACACATCTGCCCAATCTCAACCTAATTATTGTCAACTTCATCCCCAGGAATCTTATCCAATTAATGTTACCGCATCTGGTAACATTGCCGGACTTTGTGCAGATAATTCCTTACCCTTCGCTTTTACGTCTACAGACTTAGTTTTTGATGGTTTAAACCCTCCCTATCAAGAAACAGATAAAGTTACACCTGTGAATATTTACGGTGAGCAAAAAGTCAAAGCAGAAACAAGTATATTAAAAGTATATCCCCAAGCTGCAATTTGTCGAATGCCGTTAATGTTTGGCAAGGAAACACCGACAGCTAAAAGCTTTATTCAGCAATTTATCCAAACATTGAAAGCAGGAAAAGAACTGAGTTTGTTCATAGATGAATTTCGCACCCCAGTTAGTGCAAACACAGCCGCAAAAGGACTTTTATTAGCTTTAGAAAATGTGAATTGCATTATTCATTTAGGTGGAAAAGAAAGAATTTCCCGTTATGAATTTGGTGAAATATTAGTGGAAGCCTTGCAACTTCCTAGTGATAAATTAAAGTCCTGTTTTCAGGAAGATGTAAAAATGGCAGCGCCAAGGCCAAAAGATGTTTCCTTAGATAGTTCTAAAGCTTTTGGTTTGGGATATCAACCATTATCTGTGAGAGAAGAGTTAGAGAATTTATAA
- a CDS encoding protochlorophyllide reductase, translating into MEQQRKSTVVITGASSGVGLQAAKALAQTGQWHVIMACRNLPKTEEAAQTVGIPKDSYTIIHIDLASLDSVRKFVQDFRATGRSLDALVCNAAIYMPLIKEPLWSPDGYELSVATNHLGHFLLCNLMLDDLKKSSASEPRLVILGTVTHNPNELGGKIPPRPDLGDLKGFEAGFKAPYTMIDGKKFEPVKAYKDSKVCNVLTMRELHRRYHESTGITFSSLYPGCVATTALFRDHYPLFQKIFPIFQKYITGGFVSEEEAGKRVAEVVADPAYNQSGMYWSWGNRQKKNGTSFVQKVSNEASDDAKAERMWELSAKLVGLA; encoded by the coding sequence ATGGAACAACAGCGTAAATCAACGGTTGTAATTACTGGTGCATCCTCTGGTGTTGGTTTGCAAGCCGCAAAAGCTCTAGCCCAAACTGGTCAGTGGCACGTCATCATGGCCTGTCGGAATTTGCCAAAAACCGAGGAAGCAGCCCAAACAGTAGGAATACCAAAAGATAGCTACACTATTATACACATAGATTTAGCTTCTTTGGACAGTGTAAGAAAATTTGTACAGGATTTTAGAGCCACTGGTAGGTCATTAGATGCTTTGGTTTGCAACGCGGCAATTTATATGCCTTTGATCAAAGAACCGTTGTGGAGTCCAGACGGATACGAGTTGAGCGTGGCTACAAACCACCTCGGCCATTTCCTGTTGTGTAACTTGATGTTAGATGACCTCAAAAAATCATCCGCTTCCGAACCCAGACTTGTGATTTTGGGAACAGTCACACACAACCCCAACGAGTTGGGAGGAAAAATTCCCCCCCGTCCAGACTTGGGAGATTTAAAAGGTTTTGAAGCAGGATTCAAAGCACCTTACACAATGATTGATGGTAAGAAATTTGAACCAGTGAAAGCTTATAAAGATAGCAAAGTTTGCAATGTGTTGACCATGCGAGAACTGCATCGACGCTATCATGAGTCAACAGGTATCACCTTCAGTTCTCTCTATCCAGGGTGTGTGGCTACAACCGCCCTATTCCGTGACCATTATCCACTATTCCAGAAAATCTTTCCCATCTTCCAGAAGTACATCACCGGGGGGTTTGTCTCAGAAGAGGAAGCGGGTAAGAGAGTAGCAGAAGTAGTTGCTGATCCAGCATACAATCAATCTGGTATGTATTGGAGTTGGGGAAATAGACAGAAAAAAAATGGTACTTCCTTTGTACAGAAAGTTTCCAACGAAGCCAGTGATGATGCAAAAGCAGAACGTATGTGGGAACTAAGCGCCAAGTTGGTAGGACTAGCTTAA
- a CDS encoding GxxExxY protein, whose protein sequence is MNTPNNQNKKLDEITYIINGCAMKIHRTLGNGFQEVIYQRCMEIELQKAGLGFGREVEQVIYYEGIEVGTRRADFIVENQIVVELKAIINLEDVHLAQAKNYLVAYNFPVGLLINFGGLKLEYKKVFNPRYQG, encoded by the coding sequence ATGAACACACCCAACAATCAAAATAAAAAATTAGATGAAATCACATATATAATTAATGGGTGTGCAATGAAAATACACCGAACTTTGGGAAATGGTTTTCAGGAGGTTATTTATCAAAGATGTATGGAAATTGAATTGCAAAAAGCAGGTTTAGGTTTTGGAAGGGAGGTAGAACAAGTAATTTATTATGAAGGAATTGAAGTAGGAACAAGAAGGGCAGATTTTATAGTTGAAAATCAGATTGTGGTGGAGTTGAAAGCGATAATTAATTTAGAAGATGTTCATTTAGCGCAAGCGAAAAATTATTTGGTGGCTTATAATTTTCCTGTTGGTTTATTGATTAATTTTGGTGGGTTGAAGTTGGAATATAAGAAGGTTTTTAATCCTAGATATCAGGGTTAA
- a CDS encoding tetratricopeptide repeat protein — MVVWRCFIACGFIGFMTVGCGDLGILSSTEYTKQVVQENNVAQLIAEVQDSQKAENLLNQGNSFLDTNRYKEALALYNQAVAIKKDSVETWVNRGNALSALHRYEEALESYDKAIAIRPNKNEAWYNRGNVLTALRRYQEAVKSYDEAIAIEADKSEAWINRGIALTKLRQYKEALASYNQAITIEPNSHQAYYNKACNYALQNHLEPAIENLQKAIQILPEKYKALAKNDTDFDRIRDATQFNKLLQ; from the coding sequence ATGGTTGTTTGGCGATGCTTTATTGCCTGTGGATTTATCGGTTTTATGACAGTTGGCTGTGGTGATTTAGGAATATTATCATCAACAGAATATACCAAGCAGGTTGTGCAGGAAAATAATGTTGCTCAACTGATAGCAGAAGTACAAGATAGCCAAAAAGCAGAAAACCTATTAAATCAAGGTAACAGTTTTTTAGATACCAATCGCTACAAAGAGGCTTTGGCTTTATATAATCAAGCGGTGGCGATCAAAAAAGATAGTGTAGAAACATGGGTAAACCGGGGAAATGCTTTATCAGCTTTGCATCGTTATGAAGAAGCTTTAGAATCTTACGATAAAGCGATCGCAATTCGCCCCAATAAAAATGAAGCTTGGTATAATCGGGGAAATGTTTTAACAGCTTTACGTCGTTACCAGGAAGCAGTAAAATCCTACGATGAAGCGATCGCTATTGAGGCAGACAAATCTGAAGCTTGGATAAACAGAGGAATTGCCCTGACAAAATTGCGACAATACAAAGAAGCTTTGGCATCTTATAACCAAGCAATTACCATCGAGCCAAATTCCCATCAAGCATATTACAACAAAGCTTGTAATTATGCCTTGCAAAACCATCTAGAACCAGCAATTGAAAATTTACAAAAAGCGATCCAAATTCTCCCAGAAAAATACAAGGCATTAGCTAAAAATGACACTGATTTTGATAGAATCAGGGATGCAACGCAATTTAATAAATTATTACAATAG